The nucleotide window CAGGGCCCCCGCGGCGGTACGGGCCACCGCGGCAGTTAATCCCGCCGCACGTCGCCGGGGAATAATCACGCCGTGGGCCCCGGCGGCTTCGGCAGAGCGCAGCACGGCCCCCAGGTTGTGGGGATCGGTGACCTGATCGAGCATAATCAAAAAGGGGGCTTCTCCTTTTTTCTGCGCCAGGGCCAAGAGGTCTTCTACCTCAACATAACCTTTGGCGGCGGCCAGGGCGACAACACCTTGATGGCGTTCCCCCACCATTTTGTCAAGGACGTTTCTGTCTACCCGCTGGACGGGAACGCCGCAAGTTCGGGCCAGGGACAAGATCTCCCCGATTATCTCGCCTTCCAGCCTTTCGGCCATGAGAATCTTATGCAAATCGCGCCCGGCCCGCAGGGCCTCCCTAACTTGATTCCTGCCCGCGATTATATCTTCCATCACATTTCCTCCCGGACACGCCGGCGCACGACCGCCGCTCGTCCGCAGCTGGCAGAACCTTCATAGCAGACCCCCTCTGTCTCACAGGAAGGTCCGGCATAGCTGAAAATTAGTGGGGCCACCTTACGTACTTCTTCCCTCATCTTCAGGGCCAGCTCCCTTATTTCCCACTGGGCGCGCCGACAGCATCGCAGCCGGAAAAAGTTGAAGAGACTGCGGGCGTTAAAGGTGCAGACCAGCTTCGTTTCGCAGGCGTTCGGCAGGAGGTAGCGGGCGTCTTCCCGGGGCACCAGTTCTTGTAATTCATGATATGCCCTTTGTAAAACCTTCATGCATTCCTGATAGCGGGCCAGGGCCGCGGGCACGGCGGCGATGCTGGGGGGTATGATAAATTCAAAGCCGTCTTCGTTTACGTACCGCTGGGATTTTTGGGAGTAGGAGGCCATGCGGTGTCTTACCAGCTGGTGGGTGAGAACGCGGCTCACCCCTTCAATGGCAAAGGTAAAGGTTATATGCTCCAGGGGAGAGTCGTGGCCCCGGGAAATTAAAAGGCGCAACAGTTTATCAACTTCTTCCCGGGACATTGCCGCAAGGAGCTGGCCGGCCCCCCGTGGGGA belongs to Moorella humiferrea and includes:
- the rlmB gene encoding 23S rRNA (guanosine(2251)-2'-O)-methyltransferase RlmB, which translates into the protein MEDIIAGRNQVREALRAGRDLHKILMAERLEGEIIGEILSLARTCGVPVQRVDRNVLDKMVGERHQGVVALAAAKGYVEVEDLLALAQKKGEAPFLIMLDQVTDPHNLGAVLRSAEAAGAHGVIIPRRRAAGLTAAVARTAAGALEYLAVARVANLAQTIVKLKDSGLWAIGAEGDGEKLAFASDLTVPLVLVFGSEGRGLSPLVRKRCDFTIRLPMRGKVNSLNIAAAAAVLMYEVVRQRYCGSL
- the thyX gene encoding FAD-dependent thymidylate synthase — encoded protein: MQVELISHTPEPERLVAAAARLCYSPRGAGQLLAAMSREEVDKLLRLLISRGHDSPLEHITFTFAIEGVSRVLTHQLVRHRMASYSQKSQRYVNEDGFEFIIPPSIAAVPAALARYQECMKVLQRAYHELQELVPREDARYLLPNACETKLVCTFNARSLFNFFRLRCCRRAQWEIRELALKMREEVRKVAPLIFSYAGPSCETEGVCYEGSASCGRAAVVRRRVREEM